One part of the Prunus persica cultivar Lovell chromosome G5, Prunus_persica_NCBIv2, whole genome shotgun sequence genome encodes these proteins:
- the LOC18776947 gene encoding PGR5-like protein 1A, chloroplastic, with protein MATKLAFTLTSPTPFNPSSQRPFVSVSSPSTRVESFQFRGRQLCLRRRLLVLPSKATADQRQDKVEDEEVFDGKILQYCSIDKKGKKSLGELEQDFLQALQSFYYDGKAIMSNEEFDNLKEELMWEGSSVVMLSSDEQKFLEASMAYVSGKPILTDEEYDKLKMRLKTEGSDIVVEGPRCSLRTRKVYSDLSVDYLKMLLLNVPATVVALAAFFFLDDVTGFEITYLLELPEPYSFIFTWFAAVPVIVYLAQALTKLIVKDVLILKGPCPNCGTENVSFFGTILSISNGGATNTIKCSNCGTPLVYDSNTRLITLPEGSNA; from the exons TTAACATCTCCAACCCCTTTTAATCCCTCTAGTCAGAGACcctttgtttctgtttcttctccCTCCACAAGGGTTGAGTCTTTTCAGTTCAGAGGGAGGCAGCTATGTCTCCGGCGCCGGCTTCTGGTTCTTCCCTCTAAGGCTACTGCTGACCAACGACAAG ACAAGGTTGAAGACGAGGAAGTTTTTGATGGCAAGATCCTGCAATATTGTAGCATAGACAAGAAAGGGAAGAAGTCTTTGGGTGAACTTGAACAAGACTTTCTTCAAGCTCTACAA TCATTCTATTATGATGGTAAAGCTATTATGTCAAACGAGGAATTTGATAATCTCAAGGAAGAACTAATGTGGGAGGGCAGCAGCGTTGTTATGCTAA GCTCTGATGAACAGAAGTTTTTGGAAGCTTCAATGGCCTATGTGTCTGGGAAACCAATTCTGACAGACGAAGAGTATGATAAACTGAAGATGAGGCTaaag ACGGAAGGGAGTGATATTGTAGTTGAGGGTCCCAGATGCAGTCTCCGTACCAGAAAG GTTTACAGTGACCTGAGTGTTGACTATTTGAAGATGCTCCTGCTGAATGTCCCAGCAACTGTTGTTGCCCTAGCAGC GTTCTTCTTCCTGGATGATGTAACTGGGTTCGAAATCACGTATCTTTTGGAG CTGCCAGAGCCATACAGCTTCATTTTCACATGGTTTGCTGCTGTTCCAGTCATAGTTTATTTAGCTCAGGCACTCACCAAACTGATTGTGAAGGATGTTCTGATCTTAAAG ggCCCTTGTCCAAACTGTGGTACAGAGAATGTGTCCTTCTTCGGGACCATACTATCCATTTCAAACGGCGGTGCTACCAACACCATTAAATGCTCAAA CTGTGGAACTCCGTTGGTTTATGATTCAAATACGCGTTTGATTACATTGCCAGAAGGAAGCAATGCTTGA
- the LOC18778007 gene encoding histone deacetylase complex subunit SAP18, giving the protein MERRNRDDKMGGPGPQNQAQTRGPTGRPLPPPPHSRGPPPPPPPRLEPVDREKTCPLLLRVFTKIGSHHNNEDFAVRGKEPKDEVQIYTWKDATLRELTDLVKEIAPEARRRNAKLSFAFVYPDRRGHFVVKTVGMTHSYGNGRNPDENKALNDFNFQIGDYLDVAVL; this is encoded by the exons ATGGAGAGGAGAAACAGAGACGACAAGATGGGCGGACCGGGTCCCCAGAACCAAGCCCAGACCCGAGGTCCAACCGGCAGACccctccctcctcctcctcactcTAGGGGTCCACCGCCCCCGCCCCCTCCCCGCCTCGAGCCCGTCGACCGTGAAAAG ACTTGCCCTTTGTTGCTTCGGGTTTTCACTAAG ATTGGAAGTCATCATAATAATGAGGATTTTGCAGTCAGAGGCAAGGAACCCAAAGATGAGGTCCAAATTTATACATGGAAAGACGCGACACTTCGCGAGCTAACTGATCTT GTCAAAGAGATTGCTCCAGAGGCTAGGAGAAGAAATGCAAaactttcttttgcttttgtataCCCTGACAGGCGCGGTCATTTTGTTGTGAAAACG GTTGGGATGACACATTCTTATGGAAATGGTAGAAATCCGGATGAGAACAAGGCATTGAATGATTTTAACTTCCAG ATTGGGGATTATTTAGATGTGGCGGTCCTATAG